A region from the Planifilum fulgidum genome encodes:
- a CDS encoding peptide ABC transporter substrate-binding protein → MKKGKWTGKLSAILVAFALVFTAACGGGSDQGKGSEELAEEQVLNVGRVRSEPPSLDPATATDQTSGTILNQVMEGLVRIAPDGKPQPAVAEKWEVSKDGKEITFHLRKDAKWSNGDPVTAHDFEYAWKRVLDPKKKPPADYAYQLYYLKNGEKYNKGKAKAEDVGVKAVDDHTLKVELEQPTPYFVSLTSFYTLFPVNKKVAEKNDKWAAEADTYVGNGPFKLKTWEHDAKIELVKNEHYWGAKDVKLTQINFPFIGKEETGYQQFKSGKLDEGDSIIIPPDLVKKGLESGEIKSQKSPAIYFYMFNVEKKPFNNKKIRKAFALAIDRKSIVENVTQGGQVPATGFVPWGIPDFVANKDWVETRDPYLPETAQPEEAKKLLEEGMKEEGYDKLPTVTIDYNTDEGHKKIAEAIQQMWKKNLGVDVKLRNSEWQVYLDKTKSGDFQVGRLGWLPDYIDPMTFMDMWVTGGGNNDTRFSHKEYDALIEKAKSTADQKVRMEALHKAEDILMDEMPIAPIYFYTDLYMEQDYVKGVVRNPDGSVYFRDAYILEH, encoded by the coding sequence ATGAAAAAGGGCAAATGGACAGGCAAACTTTCGGCAATTCTGGTCGCCTTTGCCCTGGTCTTCACCGCGGCCTGCGGCGGCGGATCCGACCAGGGGAAAGGCAGTGAGGAGCTCGCCGAAGAACAGGTGCTCAATGTGGGTCGCGTCAGGAGCGAGCCGCCCAGCCTGGATCCGGCAACCGCTACGGACCAAACGTCCGGTACGATACTTAACCAGGTGATGGAAGGCCTTGTCCGGATTGCCCCCGATGGCAAACCGCAGCCCGCCGTGGCTGAGAAGTGGGAGGTCAGCAAAGACGGGAAGGAGATCACCTTCCATCTGCGTAAGGACGCCAAGTGGTCCAACGGCGATCCGGTGACCGCCCATGATTTCGAGTACGCCTGGAAGCGGGTGCTCGATCCGAAGAAGAAACCGCCCGCCGACTACGCGTACCAGCTCTACTACCTGAAAAACGGGGAGAAGTACAACAAAGGGAAAGCGAAGGCCGAAGATGTCGGCGTCAAGGCAGTGGACGACCACACCCTGAAGGTGGAGCTGGAGCAGCCGACGCCCTACTTCGTGTCTCTCACCAGCTTCTACACCCTGTTCCCGGTCAACAAGAAAGTGGCGGAGAAAAACGACAAGTGGGCCGCCGAGGCCGACACCTACGTGGGCAACGGCCCCTTCAAGCTGAAGACCTGGGAGCACGATGCCAAGATCGAGCTGGTGAAGAACGAGCATTACTGGGGCGCCAAGGATGTGAAACTGACCCAGATCAACTTCCCGTTCATCGGGAAGGAGGAGACGGGATACCAGCAATTCAAGTCCGGTAAACTGGATGAAGGGGATTCCATCATCATCCCTCCGGATTTGGTGAAAAAAGGGCTGGAGAGCGGCGAGATCAAGTCGCAGAAATCTCCGGCGATCTACTTCTACATGTTCAACGTGGAGAAAAAGCCCTTTAACAACAAGAAGATCCGCAAAGCCTTTGCCTTGGCCATCGACCGCAAGTCGATCGTCGAAAACGTGACCCAGGGAGGACAGGTTCCGGCCACCGGTTTCGTCCCGTGGGGAATCCCGGACTTTGTCGCCAACAAGGACTGGGTAGAGACCCGCGATCCCTATCTGCCGGAAACGGCCCAGCCGGAGGAAGCCAAAAAGCTGCTTGAGGAAGGCATGAAGGAAGAAGGCTATGACAAGCTTCCCACGGTGACCATCGATTACAACACCGATGAAGGTCACAAGAAGATCGCGGAAGCGATTCAGCAAATGTGGAAGAAAAACCTCGGGGTGGACGTGAAACTGCGCAACTCCGAATGGCAGGTGTATTTGGACAAGACCAAGTCCGGCGACTTCCAGGTGGGACGCCTTGGTTGGTTGCCCGACTACATCGACCCGATGACCTTCATGGACATGTGGGTGACGGGTGGAGGCAACAACGACACCCGCTTCAGCCATAAGGAGTACGATGCCTTGATCGAGAAAGCGAAATCCACGGCCGATCAAAAGGTCCGCATGGAAGCGCTGCACAAGGCGGAAGACATTCTGATGGACGAAATGCCGATCGCACCGATCTATTTCTATACGGATCTCTACATGGAGCAGGATTACGTGAAGGGTGTCGTGCGGAACCCGGACGGGAGTGTCTACTTCCGAGATGCCTATATTCTTGAGCATTAA
- a CDS encoding ABC transporter permease, translating into MLRYIGKRVFYMLISLWVIATLTFIMMHLAPGGPFASEKKLPPQIIANLEAHYNLDKPLPVQYALYMKNLIMFDLGPSIKSESRDVNSILADGFPASAQLGLEAMAVAVLAGLIMGIIASIRHNRLPDYTVMFLAVVGLAVPSFVLAPLFQKYFGLEWNLLPIAGWGSFEDTILPAIALSFTPLALMTRLMRSSMLEVMSQDYIRTARAKGLSPSRVITRHAIRNAILPAITIIGPLAVDIITGSFVIEKIFSIPGIGKYFVESIFNRDYSVIMGVTIFYSALLLLVNLLVDIAYTLVDPRIKIGGRGAN; encoded by the coding sequence GTGCTTCGATATATAGGAAAACGCGTTTTTTACATGCTGATTTCCCTCTGGGTGATCGCCACCCTGACCTTCATCATGATGCATCTGGCCCCCGGCGGTCCCTTTGCTTCGGAGAAGAAGTTGCCGCCCCAGATCATCGCCAACCTGGAGGCGCATTATAATCTGGACAAGCCGCTGCCGGTGCAATATGCCCTTTATATGAAAAATCTGATCATGTTCGATCTGGGTCCCTCGATCAAATCGGAGTCCCGGGATGTGAACAGCATTCTGGCCGACGGGTTCCCCGCCTCCGCCCAGCTGGGCCTGGAGGCGATGGCTGTCGCCGTGCTGGCGGGACTGATCATGGGAATTATCGCCTCTATTCGCCACAATCGGCTGCCGGATTATACCGTCATGTTCCTGGCGGTGGTCGGGCTGGCCGTCCCCAGTTTCGTCCTTGCCCCTCTCTTTCAGAAGTATTTCGGTCTTGAGTGGAATCTTCTGCCGATCGCCGGGTGGGGTTCCTTCGAGGATACCATTCTGCCGGCCATTGCCCTGTCCTTCACCCCCTTGGCCCTCATGACCCGATTGATGCGTTCCAGCATGCTGGAGGTGATGAGCCAGGATTACATCCGCACCGCCCGCGCGAAGGGGCTGTCCCCGTCGAGGGTCATCACCCGGCACGCGATCCGCAATGCCATTCTGCCGGCGATCACCATCATCGGTCCCTTGGCGGTGGATATCATCACCGGCAGTTTCGTGATCGAGAAGATCTTTTCCATTCCGGGCATCGGAAAATATTTTGTGGAGAGCATATTCAACCGGGATTATTCGGTGATCATGGGCGTGACCATCTTCTATTCCGCGCTGCTTCTTCTGGTCAATCTGCTGGTGGACATCGCTTACACGTTGGTGGATCCGCGCATCAAGATCGGCGGAAGGGGGGCGAACTGA
- a CDS encoding ABC transporter permease: protein MSLPAEAFEPAPRREAEAEAIARPSLTYWQDAWLRLKKNWLAMAGLVILVLLAVMAIFGPYMVDYTYYEQNLETGKNLEPSSEHWFGTDDLGRDMFVRTWYGARVSLLIGLAAGLIDLIIGVLYGGISGYKGGRTDEIMMRIVDVLWGLPYLLTVILLLVVMEPGVLTIIIALSITGWLRMARLVRGQVLQLKEQEYVLAARTLGASGRWILFKHLLPNSLGPIIVLITYTIPNAIFAEAFLSFLGLGVQAPFASWGTMIDDSTAVILSGEWWRLFFPAFFLSLTLLAFNMLGDGLRDALDPKMRK, encoded by the coding sequence ATGTCTTTGCCTGCAGAAGCTTTTGAACCGGCGCCGCGCCGCGAGGCGGAGGCGGAGGCGATTGCGCGCCCCAGCCTTACCTACTGGCAGGATGCCTGGTTGCGCTTGAAGAAGAACTGGTTGGCAATGGCGGGTCTCGTCATTCTCGTGCTCCTCGCCGTCATGGCCATTTTCGGCCCCTATATGGTGGATTATACCTATTATGAGCAAAACCTGGAAACCGGAAAGAACCTGGAACCCTCCAGTGAGCACTGGTTCGGGACCGACGATCTGGGCCGGGACATGTTCGTGCGCACCTGGTATGGCGCCCGCGTGTCGCTTCTGATCGGATTGGCGGCGGGATTGATCGATCTGATCATCGGCGTGCTCTACGGCGGCATTTCCGGCTACAAGGGCGGGCGAACCGATGAGATCATGATGCGGATCGTCGACGTCCTGTGGGGGCTTCCGTACTTGTTGACCGTGATTCTCCTGCTGGTCGTGATGGAGCCCGGCGTCCTGACGATCATCATCGCCCTGTCGATTACCGGCTGGCTGCGCATGGCCCGTCTGGTTAGGGGACAAGTGCTGCAGCTGAAGGAGCAGGAGTACGTGCTGGCCGCCCGGACCCTGGGGGCGAGCGGCCGGTGGATATTGTTCAAGCATCTGCTTCCCAACTCCTTGGGCCCGATTATTGTTCTTATCACCTACACCATTCCCAACGCCATCTTCGCCGAAGCGTTTCTGAGCTTCCTCGGGCTGGGGGTGCAGGCGCCCTTCGCCAGCTGGGGGACGATGATCGACGATTCGACGGCGGTGATTTTGTCGGGTGAGTGGTGGCGCCTCTTCTTCCCCGCCTTTTTCCTCAGCCTGACGCTGTTGGCCTTCAACATGCTCGGCGATGGCCTGAGGGATGCCCTGGATCCGAAAATGCGCAAGTAA
- a CDS encoding ABC transporter ATP-binding protein, with protein sequence MALLEVENLHVSFQTYGGEVHAVRGVSFSLEKGETLAIVGESGSGKSVTAQSIMRLIPTPPGIIKEGEIRFDGKDLLTLSEKEMFGIRGSEIGMIFQDPMTSLNPTMTVGRQIMEGLIWHQGIDKRAARERAIEMLRLVGIPTPEKRVDQYPHEFSGGMRQRAMIAIAMACNPKILIADEPTTALDVTIQAQIMELMKELQEKTGTAIILITHDLGVVAETAHKVAVMYGGKVVEYGTVEEIFYRPRHPYTWGLLNSMPRLDMERDTELQSIPGSPPDLFKPPQGCPFADRCPHAMNICHEMMPEKTEASSSHGVYCWLEHPQAPRVDRGLRVNISAK encoded by the coding sequence ATGGCTCTTTTGGAAGTGGAGAATCTGCATGTGTCGTTTCAGACCTACGGGGGTGAAGTGCACGCGGTCCGCGGAGTCAGCTTCTCCCTCGAAAAGGGGGAAACCCTGGCCATCGTCGGCGAGTCGGGGAGCGGGAAGAGCGTCACCGCCCAGTCGATCATGCGCCTGATTCCGACGCCGCCGGGCATCATCAAGGAAGGGGAGATCCGCTTCGACGGAAAGGATCTGCTGACCCTGTCGGAAAAGGAGATGTTCGGCATTCGCGGTTCGGAGATCGGCATGATCTTCCAGGATCCGATGACCTCCCTCAACCCGACGATGACCGTGGGCAGGCAGATCATGGAAGGATTGATCTGGCACCAGGGGATCGACAAGCGGGCGGCCCGGGAACGGGCGATTGAGATGCTCCGCCTGGTGGGGATTCCGACGCCCGAAAAACGGGTGGATCAGTATCCCCACGAGTTCAGCGGGGGAATGCGGCAGCGGGCGATGATCGCCATAGCCATGGCCTGCAATCCGAAAATCCTCATCGCCGATGAACCCACCACCGCCCTGGATGTGACCATCCAGGCGCAGATCATGGAACTGATGAAGGAGCTGCAGGAGAAGACGGGAACGGCGATCATCCTGATCACCCACGATCTGGGCGTGGTGGCCGAAACCGCCCACAAGGTGGCCGTCATGTACGGCGGGAAAGTGGTGGAGTACGGAACGGTGGAGGAAATTTTCTACCGTCCCCGCCATCCCTACACCTGGGGATTGCTCAACTCCATGCCCCGGCTGGACATGGAGCGGGACACGGAGCTGCAGTCGATCCCGGGTTCGCCGCCGGACCTGTTCAAGCCCCCGCAGGGGTGCCCCTTCGCCGACCGCTGCCCTCATGCGATGAACATCTGCCATGAAATGATGCCGGAGAAGACCGAAGCGTCTTCCAGCCACGGCGTGTACTGCTGGCTGGAGCATCCTCAGGCTCCCCGCGTGGACCGGGGTCTGCGGGTGAACATCTCGGCCAAGTAG
- the metX gene encoding homoserine O-acetyltransferase MetX: MDVATTVNCPQKLTVPIGPLDLECGRRLKQVEIAVETAGTLSDSRDNVILVCHALTGDAHAVGDAEHPGWWDGLIGPGGYIDTNRYFVITTNVLGGCAGSTGPSSIDPGTGRPYGTSFPVVTIRDMVRAQRRCLEKMGISKITAVIGGSMGGMQVLEWGIMYPEAVERMIPIATSVALSPMGIAYNDIGRQAILADPEWKGGNYYPGPGPRRGLAIARMMGMITYRTETLFEKRFSRRIQDDGPITRLDSMFQVESYLRYQGEKLVRRFDANSYLYLLKAMDLHDIGRGRGGVERALSRIQSDVLVIGIREDILFPIREQRKIHALLQRLGKRSRLEEIQSHYGHDAFLVEFDLVGPPIRRFLGEGRMRSS; the protein is encoded by the coding sequence ATGGATGTGGCGACGACCGTCAACTGCCCGCAAAAGCTGACGGTTCCGATCGGTCCGTTGGATTTGGAATGCGGCCGCCGCCTTAAGCAGGTGGAGATCGCCGTGGAGACCGCCGGGACCCTGAGCGATTCCAGGGACAACGTAATCCTGGTGTGTCATGCGCTGACCGGTGATGCCCACGCCGTGGGGGATGCGGAACATCCCGGCTGGTGGGACGGATTGATCGGACCGGGCGGATATATCGATACCAACCGCTATTTTGTGATCACGACCAACGTTCTGGGCGGATGCGCCGGAAGCACGGGTCCTTCGTCGATCGATCCGGGGACGGGTCGTCCCTACGGGACCTCTTTTCCCGTGGTGACGATTCGTGATATGGTTCGCGCCCAGCGGCGCTGCCTGGAAAAAATGGGCATCTCCAAAATAACGGCGGTGATCGGCGGTTCGATGGGCGGGATGCAGGTGTTGGAATGGGGGATCATGTACCCCGAAGCGGTGGAGCGGATGATCCCGATCGCCACCTCCGTTGCCCTCTCTCCGATGGGAATTGCCTACAACGACATCGGCCGCCAAGCGATTTTGGCGGATCCCGAATGGAAGGGCGGAAATTATTATCCCGGGCCCGGCCCCCGAAGGGGTTTGGCCATCGCCCGGATGATGGGAATGATCACCTACCGGACCGAAACCCTTTTTGAGAAGCGGTTCAGCCGCCGGATCCAGGACGACGGACCCATCACCCGGCTGGATTCGATGTTCCAGGTGGAAAGCTACCTGCGTTATCAGGGGGAGAAGCTGGTCCGCCGCTTCGACGCGAACAGCTATCTCTATCTCCTGAAAGCGATGGATCTGCATGACATCGGCCGGGGACGCGGAGGGGTGGAGCGGGCGCTGTCCCGGATTCAGTCCGACGTGCTGGTGATCGGCATCCGGGAAGACATTCTGTTTCCGATCCGGGAACAGCGAAAAATCCATGCCCTGCTTCAGCGGCTGGGGAAAAGGTCCCGGTTGGAGGAAATTCAATCCCACTACGGCCATGACGCTTTCTTGGTCGAATTTGACCTGGTGGGGCCGCCCATTCGCCGTTTCCTGGGGG